The following proteins are encoded in a genomic region of Diadema setosum chromosome 10, eeDiaSeto1, whole genome shotgun sequence:
- the LOC140234441 gene encoding annexin A5-like, with the protein MGQNASNSQATTPFEGTPVGTVTAADPFDKNADAEALKNAMAGFGTDEDAINKIMTKRSNAQRQEIAAAYKTKYNENLIDCLKDELSGDYRLTVSCMLDDPALMLAKFVNRILKDGDCKSVQLLEIIFPLKPTEVLAVAAAYNEAFSAKMSDDVMNGLDSPFKTVLGNIIVGERSAEPDANPEYAKTDADYLIQTDPKDWQLPNERLDEVFGKASISHLVEVFKQADQQFVAAKKSLVKVVQDSSMSEEQKAAFMVMIKSIYTPIAFYADGLYYSMKGLGTKDEKLIRIIIGRSEIDLGTIKAKFQTAYSTSLADMVTSDTSGDYKNILLGIINADAPPASS; encoded by the exons ATGGGTCAGAACGCATCCAACTCCCAAGCTACTACTCCTTTTGAGGGAACACCAGTA gGAACAGTCACGGCCGCCGATCCGTTTGACAAGAATGCTGACGCCGAAGCCTTGAAAAACGCAATGGCTGGATTCG GTACTGACGAAGATGCGATCAACAAGATTATGACGAAACGGTCCAACGCCCAGCGGCAGGAGATAGCCGCGGCCTACAAGACCAAGTACAATGAG AACTTGATCGACTGTCTGAAGGACGAGCTGAGCGGCGACTATCGGTTGACAGTCAGCTGTATGCTTGATGACCCGGCACTCATGCTGGCCAAGTTCGTCAACAGGATCCTCAAG GATGGAGACTGCAAGTCCGTGCAACTTCTGGAAATTATCTTCCCTCTCAAGCCCACT GAGGTGCTGGCGGTGGCGGCGGCGTACAATGAAG CCTTTTCTGCAAAGATGTCGGATGACGTCATGAATGGGTTGGACAGTCCCTTTAAGACCGTGCTCGGTAACATCATCGTT GGTGAACGTTCAGCCGAGCCGGACGCCAACCCCGAGTACGCCAAAACTGACGCGGACTACCTCATACAG ACTGACCCGAAGGACTGGCAACTGCCCAATGAGAGACTTGACGAGGTGTTCGGCAAAGCAAGCATCTCTCACCTGGTTGAAGTGTTCAAGCAAGCCGATCAG CAATTTGTTGCCGCCAAGAAGAGCTTAGTGAAAGTTGTGCAGGACAGCTCGATGTCTGAGGAACAGAAGGCTGCATTCATGGTCATGA TCAAGAGCATCTACACTCCTATTGCCTTTTACGCTGACGGGCTCTACTACTCCATGAAGGGACTAGGTACCAAGGACGAAAAGCTCATCAGGATCATCATCGGGCGCTCTGAG ATCGACCTGGGGACGATCAAGGCAAAGTTCCAGACCGCCTACTCCACGTCTCTGGCCGATATGGTGACAAGCGACACGAGCGGAGACTACAAGAACATCTTACTGGGAATCATCAACGCCGATGCGCCACCTGCCTCCTCTTAA